The Fusarium fujikuroi IMI 58289 draft genome, chromosome FFUJ_chr05 DNA segment CATGGACTCTACAGTTCGAACATGGGATATCCGACCTTTTGCACCAACAGAACGACAGATTCGAACCTTCGACGGTGCGACAGCGGGCACGGAGAAGAACCTTCTCGGAGCAAGCTGGGACTCAGAAGGCAAGAGAattgcagcagcatcaggaGATGGAACAGTCATGGTCTGGTCAAGCGAGACAGGCAAGCTCGCTTACAAGCTGCCCGGTCATAAGGGCACAGTCAACTGCGCAGAGTTCTCGCCAAACAAGGAGCCTATTCGTAAGTATTCTGCTGATCCTCTGCGAGGCGGTGAACTAACAAGTTACAGTACTTTCTGCATCGTCAGACCGCACAATGCTACTTGGCGAGTTGAAATGAGGAGGCTAAACAATAACTCGATATTTAAATCTACTACCCGTACTCTCCCTGACATATTGAACCACGAGATGCGCGCTCCCGTGTCAGGGCTCAGTATTCTGGTAACCTTTATGCCATTGAAGCTTACCATTGAGGGCGTACCAAGGGACGGGCATccccctcaccctcaccgtGGCTGAATAGTGTAGCCGTTAGGATGACGCAGGGAGCTTTGTGTAACTAAGTCTCTCCAATATTGCTAGGGAGCATGAATATTCAATCTGGGGAAGCTCTGGAGACGGCTAGAAAAGCGGATTACAGCATGCACAAAGTTCTTGAGATAACATTGGGAAGGGTGAAGGAGGCGTTTATGGCTTGTATCAAAAGATGAGACATGAGCTAGGGGCACGCATGGATGTTTATACTATATGTGCAAATAGTCGATTAATAGTAAGCCCTTGAAGAAACAAGCCACATCAAACACGATCAAAACTCGAGGGAGATGTTATCTTCCAATGAAGTTAGTTGTATGTAACCCTTCCTCAGACACTATCCAATGATTGTGAGGTTACAGCTGCATATAGCCAGAATACTTGGGTTTCAGGTTCATACCCCTGGTTGGCTGTGAGGCGCTCCAAGCAAAATGCGGCGTACTTCAACACGAGACGTTCAGATGCAACAAGGCAAAAAGGCTCTGAAACTTATAAGTTCGTGACATAATAGTTGCGGTTTAAGCATAACACAAAGTAATTGTGAAAATATGTGATGGCATCATCTTGAGCTGAAGGCCGACGGTCGACCTCCAGAGATAAGCCGCATCTCGACTAGCTCTGAAGCTGGTTACCCCTGGATAGAGCTCGGACTGGGTAGTAATTTGTAGATCTCCACCTCCCACGTTTTTCCAACACGCACGGGACGTCCAATCTATTTTGCTAGAGCAACTTATCAACTGTAGCAGGTTAATTTCGTGGAAGCCAACCAAAATCCATCGCCACAAACAGCCGTAAATTGTACAGCACAGTAATCACATCCTCAATCCCTGTTGTTTATGTACATCCTTCGACAGCTGAACCTGGGCTCCTCCTTGGAGAGGGGGGATATCCCTGACGCGGTTTGTCCCTTTCGGAGGACCCGTAGGCTAAGGTTTTTGAACATGGGTCCTTGAACCTTTCAGTTCAATCAAGGGGTCGAAAAAGGGAACCTCGTGTGAAAACGACAAGACAAACGACGGGCCATCTGCCCACTAACATAATTAGATCATGACTGAAGCCGGTGCCATTTTTTGCTTTATCGAAACCTGACCCTCTTTTATTGTCTCTCGCTGCCGTCTTCGTTCGGTCCCTTTTGGCGTTTGTTGTCTCAGAAAAAGTCAAGACAGGTTCTTGAATCCTTTTGTTATTTACTTGTTGTAAATCTTGTTCCTTCTCTACTAATAATGACCGAGATGGTACAAGTTTTCATGTTGAGCGTGTAGTTTTATCGTATGTTCTTTTTTATGTTCTCCCGTGGACTGTTGAAAATTCACGATAGCGCCGCCTTAGTCGCTTTTACCTGAGTCGTAACGGATCTATATACTGCCTCGGGTGCCCCCGTCGAAATATGGACTTGAACCGTTCTGACATGGAGAGGCTTCGTGCTGATCTCATACAACGATCAAGGATGGAGCGAGGTGGTAGTCCGAATGGAGGCGACGTCAACCTCGACGTCAATGTTGATGTCGAAGCTCAGCACAATATACAAGAACCTCGTTCGAGTCCTCCGCCCCTGTCACGGTTGCTGAGTCGGAGAGAACCTGCTTCAATGACGGGACAAGCTCATCTCGCCGAGATCGAGAGCGTCAAGTCTCAAGACTCGAATACGAATCGCCCTGGGGGCTCTCGAAGATTTGCTGTACCGGGGTTCCTGCGAATATGGGGACGTAACAACACCACACCACAATCCGACGATATTCGCATTGCCACAGCTTCTCCCGCGCCGCTTCTACCCATCGCTGAATCTCAGTCACCGACGAGACCGGAACCTGTGGCTGCACCTTCAGAATCGCATCGATCGCGACGTCAAAGACGACAACGAAACCCTCCTCAAGACCCATTGGAAGCACATCTCTCTGAAATCCTGGGTGGATCAACTATTAGAAGGCATCGAAGAAGGAGGGAATACCATGAAAGAGAACGTGACCGCCACAGGTCGCGAAGAAGTCATCAGCGACATCCCAAGTTCTTCCTGGGCTGTATACCATGGGTTCGATCGAGGCGCATGAGAGCACAGATCCTGAGATGTTTGACTTCAGGTCTGTTTCTTATAATTCTCGTCACTGTCTGTAAGTCAAGACCCAATCGTGCCGCCTGTATAATTGCGATACTGATCAGGAATAGATCTCGCCCTTTCCATGACACACAAGGTCAACACGCGCGAAATGAACATCATGCTCATTCTTGTCGTCTTGTTCGccgccgccttcttcttccacggTCTTATTAGACTGTGTCTcctaataataaaaagtaatcGCGAAGCCGCTGAGCGGGCAAATCGACCTCCTCGGTATCGTGCGCCTCGATATGCTGTACCTCCTGTTCCCATTCCTGTTGTTCTTGCGCAGGATGAGGAAGCTGTCGGTATGGAGAGTGAAGCAACAAAGACACTACCACCAGCCTATGGACGATGGCGTGAGACAGTGGTATGTATCTAGCCTGTAACTTTTGACAGGATGACGCTAACAATTTGCAGCGAGTTGATCCCGATCGTCTGTTCTGGCAGCGCAACGAGGCCGTGGACCTTTCTCAAATAAGACCTAATACTCGAGCTGGTCCCAGGCCACCGTCGTATGTGTCTGAAGATGGTATATCATATGTAGTCGAGGCGCAACCTCGATCAACTGCACCTACAACTGAAGTGCCTCTACCAACACATCCATCGGAGCTTGGTAGAGTGGCTAGGGTACCAACAGAGTAGGAATCATCAAGGGACAATTTCACAGGGCATAATAGCGAGCAATGTGCATGGTTTATATGAAAGCGAAGACACATTTGAAGACCCAGAGCCTCTCAGAGGCATTGTCAAATCAGCGTACACGAGTATCTGCAGCATTGATATCACATATTAGTGAAGTTTTGCATAGTATTGCTTTTTGAAAGGAATTGAGGTTCAGGCTATGAGATACGAGATACCAGATAGGAAAGGcaatactataggcttgcTCTCAGGTGAGGTTGCTCGTGCCTGTCTATCGGTAATTAGAGACCCAGTCGCAGTGATACTCAGCAGGTGGTGGTTGCTCAATCTCGCGATCAGGTTATCCCTCTCGTTTGAGCACTGAGCAGGGAGTAATTATCTCGCGGCGAGTCTCGGAAGAGGCGTGGGGTTGCCATGGCCGGGGTTTGACATCACGCGGTTATATCCCATCCCCTGCCAACTGCAGCTGGGCCAGGAAATCAAAGTTCCCAAAAAAAGGGTTCAACCAAATTCCAGCTTGGAACAAAGACCGCATTAAAGAGGGCATTCTGTTGGAGCCATCTGCATTTTGCGTTTGCATGATAGGCCAGTTGGAGAATGAGGTTGGTTGTCTGTATCACGTGAACACCTTAAGGTGAATCAGTGCTTCATCAATTCGCTTGGCAGGCACAGCGAGGCCAGATGGGAAAGCATCGCTTCCTCCCTAGGTAGTGAACTCTCATTCTTTCCTAAAGCAGAGAGGTTCGAGGCGAGATGTGAAGGGCAAGGGTTAGTCCTGATTGGAGCGTGGACTCGACCCCCAGTCAGTGGCTTCTCTGCCCTTTGTCCTTTTAGTTCAGCGCGTTTAGAGCGTGTGTGATGATGGTAAGCGAGGGTCAAGGGAGATTCTGCAGTTGACTGAGTGAGTTTATGAGAATGAGTTGATCTTGGATAGTGACTGAGTTATGCTTAAGCTACTTTATCTGATGCGTATAATCACAATTCACGCTCTACACTTATTCAGAGCTCATTCAGGCTTGAGGTTCAACAACTGTTACACAGCTATATTCATTCCACCGAGGCAATTCAATATGTACCAACTCCAtttcccctccccctccctccctcttaAGTTAGTCCAAAAGTCCCGTCCACTTGGCTAACTAATCCCACTTCAGTCGCGCCGCTGAGTGAGCCAGCCTGAGCAAGCCTGAGTCGAGGTCCGCCCCTCCCCACATCCCAAACATCCACAATCATCATAATGGATCCCGTTTCCGTTCTGATTCGACTCGTTTGTGGGTGGTAACTCGACTTAGGCCTCGTTAGTGTCAGTCTCGGGGGTCGGGGGTTGTCCAGTCGTATGGTGAAGAAATGGCAGGCAGTGTGTGTCATTCGCTCCTTGCGCTGTGTGTGTGCCCGCGGTTGGGTGCTCCCCTCATTTTGAAAAATTTTTAATTCGAAAAATTATTCCCATTTTCCCATTCCATTTAGGACAAAACAAAGAACCATACATAACGAATACTGTTTCtctttggtgttgaagtgCCATTTTTCGGTGTCTCGATACCTCTCTACCTATTCTTTATTTTTGTTCAACAAAATCCACTTATTGGACCATCGTTGTTTTTTACTTTTCCCTTTTCCTACTATACCTACCCATCAAGCTCCCTCCGAGTCCATAAAGGTATGTTGATGCTAGAGCGTGCGTTGCTGCATTGCGGTTTTTGGTTttgtgctgctgctgtgtTTTGCTGCCCCTCCTTTGCGCGACAACAACGCCCATATTCGACATGCCTCGCCTATCGCAAATAGCGAAATACTTTTGGCCCCCGTTCTCGAATTTATCGAATACAAAATCAATATCGAATTTTTGTTGCGATTCAAACCCCGTTTTCTGCTCTCAAATCCGTCGATGCAAGAAATCCCTCGTTTGAAGCTTCGGCCTCACAACAACCCACTTCCAAAAGCCTTCCGTATTTGGCCTCCGTGTACGACCCGATATTCCGGCGCAAGCTCCGGCCTTCAACGGTCCGCGTCCGAACTATATCGCCTTTTATCTCCCGGTTCTCTCGAGAGCTCTGATCTTGGTGTTGCCCCTCGGCACACTCGAAGTGCGGGGTTGACGATCTCGGATTGTCAGAGCTCATCATATGACTACCAATTGGACAATCACATTGTCCCGACCTTCAGTATTGGAACCGAGTTCAACAAGAGCTGCGGTAGCCTCAACGGCATTTGCGCCACTACGAAGCTTATGACGACTTGGAACAAGCCCATGTCGCCGTCGACCTTGGGTTCTCGACGCCTACAAGGGCATATTCGACCTCAATCAATGGACGGATTATCTATCATTCCATGTTGGACCAAAGACACGATGGAACATGCCGCTCTGATGTACCCTGGAGTTGCGACAAAATATCCATACTGGCGACTAGGCGACAGCAGATacacagcagcagcaccatAATGCACAACTAAACACTGCATTGAATACTGTAACTAACTTTGTTGATTCAGACCTATCTTCAAAatgtcttctctctctcgACGTGCTTGCTACAAGTGTGGCAATGTTGGCCACTACGCTGAGGTCTGCTCTTCTGCTGAGCGTCTCTGCTACAACTGCAAGCAGCCTGGTACGTGCCAATGATGTGTCAAGACAGACTTGATCTAATTTCCAAAAGGCCACGAGTCCAACGGATGCCCTCTTCCCCGAACCACTGAGGCCAAGCAGTGCTACCACTGCCAGGGTCTTGGTCACGTCCAGGCTGACTGCCCTACCCTCCGCCTGAGCGGTACCGGCACCAGCGGCCGCTGCTACAACTGTGGCCAGCCCGGTCACCTTGCTGTATGTGATGGCATTACCCTGAATTATGGACATAACTAACTGATATAGCGCGCCTGCCCCAACCCTGTTGGTACTACTATGGGCCGTGGTGCTCCCATGGGTCGTGGTGGCTTCCCCGGTGGTTACGGCCGTGGTGGTTTCGCCGGTGGTCCTCGCCCTGCCACTTGCTACAAGTGTGGTGGTCCCAACCACTTTGCTCGTGATTGCCAGGCTCAGGCCATGAAGTGCTATGCCTGCGGCAAGCTCGGTCACATCTCTCGGGATTGCACTGCTCCTAACGGCGGTCCTCTCAACACTGCTGGCAAGACTTGCTATCAGTGCGGTGAGGCTGGACACATCTCTCGTGACTGCCCTCAGAAGAACGCTCCCGGTGTTGGCGAGATCCCTCAGGAGGTTGATATCAGCAGCGTTCCTGCTCCTCCCGTTGCTTCTATCGCTCCCGTGGCTTAAACAAACCCTGGAGTTGGCTGTTGGTGTATGCCCCTGGTGGCGTATGTCCCAACAGCGGTTCAGAGCGTCGTTCTGGGATGGCCGACACTTTTGCTTTTCAACAGTTGTTCTTTTTGATGCCGACACGTGAACATATCACTACATCCTTACTCTCAAATTATTTCTTTGTtttggttcttgttctttgatCCGAAGCATGCATTTGCCAGCATCACTTATCTGGCCTCGACTTGCATGTCATTTTCGGTCCGTCCGAATTCATCTTTGAACCTCTTTTTCATCTTTCACTTGAGCGATGCCACATTGTTCCAGCGGTGGTACATAGTCGATGCAGCATTGTTGCTACCACGACCCGCGAGGAAATGTCGGTACTTGACAAGGAAAGATTTCTAGCAACGAATTTCCTTTTTCCAACATTCACCTAGACTTGTTTGCGTGGATCCTTGGTTACTAGGGGGTCTCTGAACGGCTTGTCCGTTATCTGACACCTTTCCTCAGATACAACCTTGGATCATTCACCCAAGGACTACTACTACGATTTGAACGACAGACGCTGTCACGTAGCTCTTAACGACTTTCGAAAATTACGGCACCCTGCGAAGGATATACCCCGCGAGGCGAtgtgttggttgttgagcttggaaaagaaaagcGCAGAGACTCAGGCTTTGATCAGTGAAGATGTCCCGCTAGGATGCGGGTGAGATTAAGCCTCGGGAGAGCTTGTGTTGTCGCCTGGCGGCAGAAAAGACCAGTGGATGCGTGCGTGAGAGTGGTGGGCTGAAGGCCAGATGATCAATGATCATAGGGGATAGGATGCTGTTTCTTGTGGGTAACGGGTTTCTGATTGCGCTGATGCATGAAGAGCTCGTTCGATGCGGAAGATGGCATTCTACAGAACGGCAAACAAACAGACAAGCAACACAGTTTGTGAGGACAGAAGCCTTTGAAGTACTGAGGCTTCCTTACTAATGGCTGTTTGCTTGTGCTCATTGTTTTGGCGTGGCTGATGGATGAGGAGTGGAGGCTGCAGTGGTGGTTAGTGACAGACGCGCAAGATGCGGCGAGAAGAGTTGTAAATGATTTGATACGCACCCATAACCCCCAATGAAGCGAAGTGGCATCAACGAAGCAGAATGTGTGCGGCGAGATGTGTTGATGACTGAAGATTGTATTGTATGAGTATGAGCATGAGTACTACGACTGGCGTTGTGTTTGTCACGGCAATGCTCTTGTATTGGTACATGGGACAAGAGCATAATGTCTCGGCGTTTGGGATCATCATTTTGGACGGTTGGTACACGATATGTATAACTCGGTAACTAATCCTGTCAGAGTCAGGACTCGACAGGTTGTTTTTGTTAGGTATGGTTTGGTATAAGGTATATTGATCTGGCACAGATCAGAGGCGTACGCAAGGGCAAATTCATCGAAGGCATGGAATGACAACACTGGTAAGGCTTAAAAGAAGGGAAATTGTCCTTCTAATTAACATTGCTCAAGATTATGAGTATCAacttaatagtaaaaaaggGATTGCAGTTCACTGTAGTATTGTTCATCTATTCCCAACGCTTGCAATGAGTTGATCATATGCATTTACCATAAATTATCTAATCACTCCCTTACCCAACCCATCTAATTTACCCATCAGTCATCATTTTCGTTGTTATGAGGTCCTCCTCTAATACTGACAAATACCACCAATCTCATCGTCCATGGTCCACGATCCAGCAAGACCTTTAATCTCCACATCCTCCGTCAAACTAACATCATCCTGCAACGTCTTCCCCAAGAAGAAATCATTTCTCCCCTCCGTctgcatcttcctcttcataaACCGCCTCGTCCACTCCTCAACCGCCGGCTCGCCCGTCTCATCCCTCGCCTGCTTCAAGAACGGAATAAGCGCTGTGCCGCCCGTACCCTTCTggttctccttgttcttgcgcGATGCGACTGCgaggttgagcttgttgcGGGTCACTTCAGGGCTGCGGGAGCGGCTGCGCGCGCGGACTTGCTTGGACGGGTTGATGATGTAGCGTGTCACGATGGCGATGTGCTTGTCGCGGAATGCGCTTAGCATGGCGAGACAGGCGTCGTAGGCGAGGCAGAGTTGTTTGTCTGAGTGGTGGGATTCGACGTATTCGCGGATGTTGGCGACGTTGGCTACGTCGTTGAGGAAGCGGGCGTGAGGACCGGGCATGTAGCGTCTcatctccatgatgaagttGTGTCGGTTCGCAGCACGGCCTCGATCGCTGTCTGAAGAAGGATCGCGAGACTCTCCTGTCGGACGGTGCTCAATTCCAAGAATGACATCGAAGAATTGGATCAGACTGCTCTGAGCGTTGCTGCCACCGCTGTATTGTCGATATTCCTCAGTGCCGGAACCGTCTTCGTAAATGACACCATTAGGGAGGCCAGCCTCCGCCATGTTCTTGCTTCCAGCAAGGAAAGGTCTAATTCGGTGATAAAAGATGGTAGGATCGCAACTCTCGTGCATCCGCTGAAGAATATTCGTCAAGTCTGTGAGACGCTCTGCGAAAGTGCGCAGACAGCGCGTAACGGCAGCACTGTCTCCATgacgagcagcagcaatagccGTCAACATTAAAGGAATAATTGGCGCGCCACGAGCCTCAATAGCAACTGAGACAAGGTAGAACCATGATTCATCAAGAGCTCCAGTATATGTGTTTAGAGTGGCGAGGTTCTCAAGGTTATCGATATCCTCGTCAACAAAGAGGGGTTTAAAGTTCCAGAGACAAACAGCCGCATACGTCGCAACGGGCGGCACTTCCAGATGCTCAGAGATCTCCAGTAGCGGAACAGAGATAGATGCAGGAAGTCTATCTGACGGTGAATCACCACCCCAGATATATCCATGGGCCATGAAGCCGAGTAGTGAATAGGCACGTCGCCACTCAGCGTCATGCTCAAGACCGATTGTCGACAGAACTGGTAATCTGTCGATAACACCGCGCAGTCTGCGGCTGAGAATAAGAGCCTGGAGGTTTGCGGCGATGGCCTCCCATTTGTTGTAGTATGGATCTGGGAGACGGGTCAAGGGAAGAGTATCCGGGAGGAAGCCGTGAGTTGGCGAGATGCCGTACTCGGCTAGGACTGGGATAGAGGGAAGCATTTTATGTGAATATTCCCTCTAAAAGTTGTTGAAGGTTGTAAAGAGGAGAAGTCACAAGCTGAAACAGAGAATCAGCAGATGCGAAAGAGCCGTGTTCCGGGAACCGGAGACGGAATAGTGGGGCCGCTCCGGAAGGATCAGATCAGAGAAGAAATAACAACGATGCTTTTAAAACTCTGGGGTAGTTGAAGCCAAGGCCGGTAGTTGTGGAATAATGGATATGATGGagaaacaaagaaagaaCCAGCTTAAAAAAATTTAGTTCTGGGGATAGACTACAAGGTCTAATAAATGACTCTTCCTATGTTTTCTCGTGCTAGTTTCTGCGGCGAAACGGTCGAGCAGAGAGCATGATTGGCCGATTCGGATGAGTGGACAGTTGCGAGAACCACTGTAAAGAGGGAGGGTTCTAGAACGCCACATGGATGCAGGAAAAAGGTTTAATTAGCGCGCATAATGTGTTTTTCCCTGGTTGTGAACTTGTAAGTGCCAAAGAGGTTGCGGAGGGACGGGGCTGTCTGCGGACGTGAAGCCGGATTTTTACTCCGTCTTCGGCCGATGTGATGGTGTTTGGATTTGTAATTTACATTTACATGTGATGTTTTGTGGCTTGGGGTTTGGGGTTTTGATAACGTTGATGGGAGGACATTATTAATTGATGTTATTGCGAagggtgttgttgagatAGAGTTGAGTCTCTGAATGGTTGGTTCTTGTTACCCTATAGCTAGAGGGAAATGTCTCGGTTTTATTTCCGGCGCGCAGATCACATAACTAAATAGTATTCGATAGAGTATTTGGCTGTTGGTGGTTGAGTCACCAACGGCCAAGCGGTCTTTTGTTCACTTATGTTTCAGTCATGTTGGTGGAAAGCGACAGGCAAATGGCTTCAACCACCCGAAACTCAATCGTTGTGAGACAGAGGTTATCCAGATTATGTATGGCTCCCATGATGtggcctcctcagccttgtttaaaaagtaattaacTCGGGCAACATAACCATTAAGAGCCACTGATACCAGAGTTCTTCTCCTACATATATAACGATAACGAAGACAAACCTGTACTCACTCACCATCTCCCATTTCAGTTGCTtcagttggtgttgaagtctTAAAACCCCCACCCCCACTATCCGCGGCTCGGGTCGATTTTAGGAAGGTGCACGGTACGTACTCCATTACGTCGATCGCATGAGGTCCAACATGGAAGACGCACGAACCACCAACACCGAACCAAGCTACCTCACGACGACCTTCAAGGTCAGCCTCAGATGTGAAGAGctccatcttccttgatATCTCCATAAACAACTTGGATTACTTGGCAAATAACACGATGCCTGTCCAGCAACATGTGCTGAACTGGCTCTACAGCGTTCTCACAAGCGTACgtatctcctcctccatgcTTCCCCCGCTCGTTCACAAGAGCTGACTTGAACGCGCTACAGGAGTATCACGATGTGAATCGTGCCTACAACGATGTCGCGCAGGCTCTCGACCGATTCCCCTCGCTATCGCCGCGAACCGATGTGCACAGTACGTTCGCATAGAGCTATCAACCAGCTTGCGCTCTAAACTCCAGCTTTGTCGCATTCGGATATTGACCCTCACCAGCGTTCTCGAATGGCGCCAATGCCTTGTTGCTTCATCTCTCGGGAACTCTCCCTGTTAATTTTCGCGGGACGACGTACCGTTTCCCCATTTCGATATGGGTGCCACACGCTTATCCGCGAGAACCACCCATGATATACGTTGTGCCGACTGAAACCATGATGATTCGACCGGGACAGCATATCGATCCGCAGGGTCTGGTGTATCATCCATACTTGGTGGGATGGGCTGAATTCTGGGATGTACGTTGCCCCCAAGCCACAGCTACAATGTGATGTTTTGTTGCTGATAAGATGACCAGAAATCTAACCTAAGGgacttcctcaacatcctaACCGACATCTTCGCAAAAGAACCTCCAGTCGTAGCTCGGCAACCACAGGCCCGACCACCTCCAGCTCAAGCCAATCCGACACCTCCTCCTGTGCCGCCTCTGCCTCCTGGCATGGGATCAACCTCGCGGCCTGCAACACAAGATCCGCATCCCTCAGAACAGCCACgccctcctccaccaccccCGAAGGGCCCTCAGACTACATCGCCTGCGCAGACACAATCTCAAAACGGACCGCCTTTGCCCCCAATCCCTGGACGCTCCCCGGCGCAGTCCAACCGCATGTCACGGTACGACTcagctcctcctctgccaccTCAAGTTGGAAGTCCAAATGCACAGGACCCAAGATTGCCTCGCCCTCAGGAGCAGTATGCGACTCGTCATATACCGCCTGCTGGACCGCCAATGGCTGCACAACCTGGATACATGAACGATACCCAGTCGTTTGCGTCTCCGTCacaacaacaatggcaaaTGCCACCACAGCATCAGCAATATCAACAGCCTCCACAACCTCCGGCATGGACGGCCCAGGCAgctccaccaccacaaagCCCTGcaaaaccaccaccacctcctgaTCTGCTTGATGA contains these protein-coding regions:
- a CDS encoding related to hexamer-binding protein HEXBP — protein: MSSLSRRACYKCGNVGHYAEVCSSAERLCYNCKQPGHESNGCPLPRTTEAKQCYHCQGLGHVQADCPTLRLSGTGTSGRCYNCGQPGHLARACPNPVGTTMGRGAPMGRGGFPGGYGRGGFAGGPRPATCYKCGGPNHFARDCQAQAMKCYACGKLGHISRDCTAPNGGPLNTAGKTCYQCGEAGHISRDCPQKNAPGVGEIPQEVDISSVPAPPVASIAPVA
- a CDS encoding related to tryptophan 2,3 dioxygenase, whose amino-acid sequence is MLPSIPVLAEYGISPTHGFLPDTLPLTRLPDPYYNKWEAIAANLQALILSRRLRGVIDRLPVLSTIGLEHDAEWRRAYSLLGFMAHGYIWGGDSPSDRLPASISVPLLEISEHLEVPPVATYAAVCLWNFKPLFVDEDIDNLENLATLNTYTGALDESWFYLVSVAIEARGAPIIPLMLTAIAAARHGDSAAVTRCLRTFAERLTDLTNILQRMHESCDPTIFYHRIRPFLAGSKNMAEAGLPNGVIYEDGSGTEEYRQYSGGSNAQSSLIQFFDVILGIEHRPTGESRDPSSDSDRGRAANRHNFIMEMRRYMPGPHARFLNDVANVANIREYVESHHSDKQLCLAYDACLAMLSAFRDKHIAIVTRYIINPSKQVRARSRSRSPEVTRNKLNLAVASRKNKENQKGTGGTALIPFLKQARDETGEPAVEEWTRRFMKRKMQTEGRNDFFLGKTLQDDVSLTEDVEIKGLAGSWTMDDEIGGICQY
- a CDS encoding related to component of actin cortical patches LAS17; its protein translation is MPVQQHVLNWLYSVLTSEYHDVNRAYNDVAQALDRFPSLSPRTDVHTFSNGANALLLHLSGTLPVNFRGTTYRFPISIWVPHAYPREPPMIYVVPTETMMIRPGQHIDPQGLVYHPYLVGWAEFWDKSNLRDFLNILTDIFAKEPPVVARQPQARPPPAQANPTPPPVPPLPPGMGSTSRPATQDPHPSEQPRPPPPPPKGPQTTSPAQTQSQNGPPLPPIPGRSPAQSNRMSRYDSAPPLPPQVGSPNAQDPRLPRPQEQYATRHIPPAGPPMAAQPGYMNDTQSFASPSQQQWQMPPQHQQYQQPPQPPAWTAQAAPPPQSPAKPPPPPDLLDEPLELSLPNSTVAAPPIPPNPEKDALLRQLAQTLYSIRMRSRQQNDSSMAGLQAQRTAMLSAIPAFQAEGGQLTQLSNVLTSNSNILHDALHKADAVIEGSKSHPVPDVDELLVAPTVVANQLYTLVAEERAIGDAIFMLGRAVERGRITPAVFAKTTRTLAREWYLKKALVRKIGQGMGLAS